The proteins below come from a single Kitasatospora sp. NBC_00315 genomic window:
- a CDS encoding BrxA/BrxB family bacilliredoxin, which yields MPYSPLLIKPMRDELTGAGFTELLSAEDVDRAMEEAKSGMTLVVFNFVDGCSAGIARPGIRQALEGGSKRPDRLLSVFAEQDLEATARMRSHFADIPPSQPSIALFKDGELVYFVPRHRIEGRNAQILAHDLTAVFDEYGQ from the coding sequence ATGCCGTACTCACCGCTGCTGATCAAGCCGATGCGCGATGAGCTGACCGGGGCCGGCTTCACCGAGCTGCTGAGCGCCGAAGACGTCGACCGGGCGATGGAGGAGGCCAAGAGCGGCATGACGCTGGTCGTCTTCAACTTCGTGGACGGCTGCTCGGCCGGCATCGCCCGCCCCGGCATCCGCCAGGCCCTGGAGGGCGGCTCCAAGCGCCCCGACCGGCTGCTCAGCGTGTTCGCCGAGCAGGACCTCGAAGCGACCGCCCGGATGCGCTCCCACTTCGCGGACATCCCGCCCTCCCAGCCCTCCATCGCCCTCTTCAAGGACGGCGAGCTCGTCTACTTCGTCCCCCGTCACCGCATCGAAGGCCGCAACGCCCAGATCCTCGCCCACGACCTCACCGCCGTCTTCGACGAATACGGCCAGTAG
- a CDS encoding alkaline shock response membrane anchor protein AmaP: MKTRSALNRTLLALAGLALLGTGLLVLTGGLDLYRRLDITPPDGRPYTTPGDVLLTDAQRTRWTGEDWWWPAVIAALGVVLVLALWWLYAQLRHRHPGGLPVGSPPVAGVRLNDHALAQALAEDCSRLPGVKDADAHLTGSAGSPRAHITLTLDPHTSPRAVSETLHDGPLLRVRRATGRHDLSTRAVLRVAPHRPHRAD, translated from the coding sequence ATGAAGACCCGCTCCGCACTCAACCGGACGCTGCTGGCACTGGCCGGCCTGGCCCTGCTGGGCACCGGCCTGCTCGTCCTCACCGGCGGCCTCGACCTCTACCGACGCCTGGACATCACGCCGCCCGACGGCCGGCCGTACACCACACCGGGCGACGTCCTGCTCACCGACGCCCAACGCACCCGATGGACGGGCGAGGACTGGTGGTGGCCGGCAGTCATCGCCGCCCTGGGCGTCGTGCTCGTGCTGGCCCTGTGGTGGCTCTACGCACAGCTGCGCCATCGACACCCCGGCGGCCTGCCGGTCGGCTCCCCGCCCGTAGCCGGAGTGCGGCTCAACGACCACGCCCTGGCCCAAGCCCTGGCGGAGGACTGCTCCCGCCTGCCCGGCGTGAAGGACGCGGATGCACACCTCACCGGGTCCGCGGGCAGCCCCCGCGCCCACATCACTCTCACCCTCGACCCGCACACCTCCCCCCGCGCCGTGAGCGAAACCCTGCACGACGGGCCCCTGCTTCGTGTCCGCCGCGCCACCGGCCGCCACGACCTCTCCACCCGGGCCGTCCTACGCGTCGCTCCCCACCGCCCCCACCGTGCCGACTGA
- a CDS encoding RNA polymerase sigma factor produces the protein MTAAETARPPVASSEDEQARGPRPASCARYTAVAPGLPVRSTSRQESVAEQEDRLLAIRAGEGDDDAFATLVERHVDGLLALAGHLMGNRHDAEDSVQEAFLSAWRRLPQFRGDAAFRTWMYRIVTNRCFSVLRSRPPPAAPLDAGPEPAQTAGSAQPERAAEAHAAADALVSALGRLDEGQRVCWVLRELQGLHYNEIAQITGSSEQSVRGRLYRARRTLAQELSPWR, from the coding sequence ATGACCGCCGCCGAGACCGCCCGTCCCCCGGTCGCATCCTCCGAGGACGAGCAGGCCCGTGGACCTCGTCCGGCCTCCTGCGCCCGGTACACGGCGGTGGCGCCTGGCCTGCCCGTCCGGTCCACCTCGCGGCAGGAGAGCGTCGCCGAGCAGGAGGACCGTCTGCTGGCGATCCGCGCCGGCGAGGGGGACGACGACGCGTTCGCGACCCTCGTCGAGCGCCACGTCGACGGCCTCCTCGCGCTCGCCGGCCATCTCATGGGCAACCGCCACGACGCCGAGGACTCGGTCCAGGAGGCCTTCCTCAGTGCCTGGCGCAGGCTGCCGCAGTTCCGGGGCGACGCCGCCTTCCGGACCTGGATGTACCGCATCGTCACCAACCGCTGCTTCAGTGTCCTGCGCAGCCGTCCGCCGCCGGCAGCCCCACTCGACGCCGGGCCCGAACCCGCCCAGACCGCTGGCTCGGCCCAGCCCGAACGCGCCGCCGAGGCCCACGCCGCCGCCGACGCGCTCGTCTCCGCGCTCGGCCGCCTCGACGAAGGCCAGCGGGTCTGCTGGGTCCTGCGCGAACTCCAGGGTCTGCACTACAACGAAATCGCGCAGATCACCGGCAGCAGCGAACAGAGCGTGCGCGGACGCCTCTATCGCGCGCGACGCACCCTGGCGCAGGAGTTGTCCCCATGGCGATAG
- a CDS encoding DUF6286 domain-containing protein: MTQHQQQPAAANTETPTTRTRSDKASGPLRTPSRWWSRRRIPAAIVALVLSAACGALLFDTVRVRTGHTASAWRKSLTHELATRPLNDPWILTGAALSAALGLWLLVIAFTPGHRRLLPLAGPDTDPDADADVMLDRGGAALLLRDAALRTPGVSEARIRVHRRHVTARTRIRFRDPETVEKELTDTLEQQIGDLGLANSPRLTVRVRPRST; the protein is encoded by the coding sequence ATGACACAGCACCAGCAGCAACCAGCCGCCGCGAACACCGAAACACCCACCACCCGCACCCGCTCCGACAAGGCTTCCGGCCCGCTCCGAACGCCGTCACGCTGGTGGTCACGGCGACGGATCCCGGCCGCGATCGTCGCTCTCGTCCTGTCGGCGGCCTGCGGCGCGCTGCTCTTCGACACCGTACGGGTACGGACCGGACACACCGCAAGCGCCTGGCGCAAGTCCCTCACCCACGAGCTCGCCACCCGCCCGCTGAACGACCCGTGGATCCTCACCGGCGCCGCCCTATCCGCGGCACTGGGACTGTGGCTGCTCGTCATCGCGTTCACACCCGGCCACCGCCGCCTGCTCCCCCTGGCCGGGCCAGACACAGACCCCGACGCCGACGCCGACGTCATGCTCGACCGCGGCGGCGCAGCCCTGCTGCTGCGCGACGCAGCCCTGCGAACACCCGGCGTCTCCGAGGCCCGGATCCGAGTACACCGACGCCACGTCACCGCACGCACACGGATCCGATTCCGTGACCCCGAAACCGTCGAGAAAGAGCTGACGGACACCCTTGAACAGCAGATCGGCGACCTCGGCCTCGCCAACAGCCCCCGGCTCACCGTGCGGGTCCGCCCCCGATCGACCTGA
- a CDS encoding M48 family metalloprotease — MIAPDIAPPRACPHCAAPLETDERFPTWCPACEWGLLPAPEAEAHRTPDDRAHAERGARREEARRRAVRVRVESLYEATADGSAPTRDRTWLAAAAIAGLVHLVTFGLLAGSVLLLCGGAWPMRILGAVGLVVTYGLRPRLGRVVRDETILRRCDAPALYALADRVSSAVGARPVDHIRVTDEFNASFGRYGLRRRSVLVLGLPLWVSLGPQERVALLGHEFGHDVNGDHRRGLWLHSAVTALVEWHHLTRPDGDGGSGAGFTIGTVNVLVGMVHGLVHRVVRALLVLLDRLTVRSGQGAEYRADALAAKVGSAAAVRGLLEVLLHPQSAETVLLRFRSMPRQGRGARSASRREDVDLWARITAQIADVPPLERERRLRLSAREFEAVDATHPPTHLRLRLLGTRPAGEPTVVLTDQEAAAIENELAPARARVVAALMAG; from the coding sequence ATGATCGCCCCCGACATCGCCCCACCGCGCGCCTGCCCGCACTGCGCTGCCCCGCTGGAAACCGACGAACGCTTCCCGACCTGGTGCCCGGCCTGCGAGTGGGGCCTGCTCCCGGCACCGGAGGCCGAGGCGCACCGGACCCCCGATGACCGGGCCCACGCCGAGCGCGGTGCGCGGCGGGAGGAGGCCCGCAGGCGCGCCGTCCGGGTCCGGGTCGAGTCGTTGTACGAGGCGACAGCGGACGGGAGTGCGCCGACACGGGACAGGACGTGGCTCGCGGCCGCCGCCATCGCCGGGCTGGTGCACCTGGTCACCTTTGGCCTGCTCGCGGGATCGGTCCTGCTGCTCTGCGGCGGGGCGTGGCCGATGCGCATCCTCGGTGCGGTGGGCCTGGTTGTGACCTACGGCCTGCGACCCAGGCTCGGCCGGGTCGTCCGGGACGAAACGATCCTGCGCCGCTGCGACGCCCCCGCGCTCTACGCCCTGGCCGACCGTGTCAGCTCGGCGGTGGGGGCCCGGCCGGTCGACCACATCCGGGTGACCGACGAGTTCAACGCCTCGTTCGGCCGATACGGGCTGCGCCGGCGCAGCGTGCTGGTGCTCGGCCTGCCGCTCTGGGTGTCGCTCGGCCCGCAGGAGCGGGTGGCGCTTCTGGGCCACGAGTTCGGACACGACGTCAACGGCGACCATCGCCGGGGCCTCTGGCTGCACTCGGCGGTGACCGCTCTGGTGGAGTGGCACCACCTCACCCGCCCGGACGGGGACGGGGGGAGCGGCGCCGGATTCACGATCGGCACTGTTAACGTGCTCGTCGGCATGGTGCACGGGCTGGTCCATCGCGTCGTCCGAGCCCTGCTCGTCCTCCTGGACCGCCTTACCGTCCGTTCCGGGCAGGGCGCCGAGTACCGGGCCGACGCACTCGCTGCCAAGGTCGGCTCGGCCGCCGCCGTCCGAGGTCTGCTGGAGGTGCTCCTCCACCCGCAGAGTGCGGAGACGGTCCTGCTGCGCTTCCGGAGCATGCCCAGGCAGGGCCGGGGTGCACGGTCGGCCAGCCGGAGGGAGGACGTGGACCTCTGGGCCCGGATCACCGCACAGATCGCCGACGTGCCGCCACTCGAACGCGAGCGCAGGCTTCGCCTCTCCGCTCGGGAGTTCGAGGCGGTGGACGCCACGCACCCGCCGACCCACCTGCGGCTCCGACTGCTCGGCACCCGGCCGGCCGGTGAACCCACCGTAGTCCTCACCGACCAGGAGGCGGCGGCGATAGAGAACGAGCTCGCGCCGGCCCGGGCACGGGTGGTCGCCGCGCTGATGGCGGGCTGA
- a CDS encoding Asp23/Gls24 family envelope stress response protein, translating to MTDTTSSATGTTRAAESLSRPPDRAADRPPTERGRTTIADGVVEKIAGMAAREVPGVHALGAGMSRTIGAVRDRVPGGRPSAGRGVKVEVGERQAAVDLDIVVEYGVAITEVAGDIRESVISAVERMTGLEVVEVNIAVDDVHLPDEDDDGGTRVA from the coding sequence ATGACGGACACCACCTCCAGCGCCACCGGCACCACGCGCGCGGCCGAGAGCCTCAGCCGCCCGCCGGACCGCGCGGCGGACCGCCCGCCGACGGAACGCGGACGGACCACCATCGCCGACGGCGTGGTGGAGAAGATCGCGGGCATGGCCGCCCGGGAGGTCCCCGGCGTCCACGCCCTGGGTGCCGGGATGTCGCGCACGATCGGCGCGGTCCGCGACCGCGTACCGGGCGGACGCCCGAGCGCCGGGCGCGGCGTCAAGGTCGAGGTCGGCGAACGCCAGGCGGCCGTGGACCTCGACATCGTCGTCGAGTACGGCGTCGCGATCACCGAGGTCGCCGGAGACATCCGCGAGAGCGTCATCTCCGCGGTGGAGCGCATGACCGGTCTGGAGGTCGTCGAGGTGAACATCGCCGTCGACGACGTCCACCTCCCCGACGAGGACGACGACGGCGGCACCCGGGTCGCCTAG
- a CDS encoding Asp23/Gls24 family envelope stress response protein translates to MNTGPVPPRERGATIVPPHVVTRIATRTGRQVLAERTGANTVPRVSASVHPGTARLHLDLSLPYPLDLAPACRDIQRAVADQVGHLTGLRITEVTLDIRHLEAGNAERGRVH, encoded by the coding sequence GTGAACACCGGCCCGGTGCCCCCGCGGGAGCGCGGCGCAACCATCGTCCCCCCACACGTCGTCACCCGCATCGCCACCCGAACAGGCCGCCAAGTCCTCGCCGAACGGACCGGCGCGAATACCGTCCCCCGGGTCTCCGCATCCGTGCACCCGGGCACGGCCCGCCTGCACCTGGACCTCTCACTGCCCTATCCGCTCGACCTCGCCCCCGCGTGCCGCGACATCCAGCGCGCGGTCGCGGACCAGGTCGGCCACCTCACCGGCCTGCGCATCACCGAAGTGACCCTGGACATCCGGCACCTGGAAGCCGGCAACGCGGAACGCGGACGCGTCCACTGA
- a CDS encoding SMI1/KNR4 family protein: protein MSRPLQRIQDILGEPERAVAPPPWDRCAAETGVVLPQDYRAFVDRYGSVRICNDLLVWVPSAQFDPHGFEKFVRANRFAEEDILLAYEDREEEIPFEIHPAPGGLLAWANNTKGDYCFWHTVGTDPDAWPVVVWIQDDLRWDVVDVTATELLADVVTGSYHLADILLTRVKGAPLWKQDGDWNGRF from the coding sequence ATGAGTAGACCGTTGCAACGCATCCAAGACATTCTCGGTGAACCCGAGAGGGCGGTCGCTCCGCCTCCGTGGGACCGCTGTGCCGCTGAGACCGGGGTGGTACTGCCGCAGGACTACCGCGCCTTCGTCGATCGGTACGGTTCCGTCAGGATCTGCAATGACCTCCTGGTGTGGGTTCCGTCAGCCCAGTTCGATCCGCATGGCTTCGAGAAGTTCGTGCGGGCGAACCGGTTTGCCGAGGAGGACATCCTGCTCGCCTACGAGGACAGGGAGGAGGAGATCCCGTTCGAGATCCATCCCGCTCCCGGCGGCCTTCTCGCATGGGCGAACAACACCAAGGGCGATTACTGCTTCTGGCACACGGTCGGCACGGATCCCGACGCCTGGCCTGTGGTGGTCTGGATCCAGGACGACCTCAGATGGGATGTCGTCGACGTCACGGCCACGGAGCTCCTTGCGGATGTCGTTACGGGCTCCTACCACCTGGCGGACATCCTGTTGACCCGTGTCAAAGGTGCGCCTCTGTGGAAGCAGGACGGCGACTGGAACGGACGGTTCTGA
- a CDS encoding translationally-controlled tumor protein: protein MKVYKDVFNGDDLLSDSFPIKEDGVCYVVEGKHVTRSAIGTADFGGVDEGEDAGEAESDTVTVLNVVDAHGLVETMYDKKSYLNHIKAYLKRVAASLPADKRASWDQQAQEWAKTVLADLDSYRFFTGASTDPEAMTVLMKTGEDGKTPFLYYFRQGLQAEVR from the coding sequence ATGAAGGTGTACAAGGACGTTTTCAACGGTGACGACCTGCTGTCCGACTCGTTCCCGATCAAGGAGGACGGCGTCTGCTACGTGGTCGAGGGCAAGCACGTCACCCGTTCCGCCATCGGTACTGCGGACTTCGGTGGCGTGGACGAGGGGGAGGACGCCGGCGAGGCCGAGTCGGACACCGTCACGGTGCTCAACGTCGTCGACGCGCACGGCCTGGTCGAGACGATGTACGACAAGAAGAGCTACCTCAACCACATCAAGGCCTACCTGAAGAGGGTGGCGGCGAGCCTGCCCGCGGACAAGCGGGCCTCCTGGGACCAGCAGGCCCAGGAGTGGGCCAAGACGGTGCTGGCCGACCTCGACAGCTACCGGTTCTTCACCGGTGCAAGCACGGACCCCGAAGCCATGACCGTCCTCATGAAGACCGGCGAGGACGGCAAGACCCCGTTCCTCTACTACTTCCGGCAGGGGCTGCAGGCAGAGGTCCGCTGA
- a CDS encoding DUF6131 family protein yields the protein MVVLGVILLIIGLVAGINFLWTIGIILVAVGVVLWVMGALGHAVGGRTHYW from the coding sequence ATGGTCGTCCTCGGAGTCATCCTCCTCATCATCGGCCTCGTCGCCGGCATCAATTTCCTGTGGACCATCGGCATCATTCTCGTCGCCGTCGGAGTCGTCCTCTGGGTGATGGGAGCCCTCGGCCACGCGGTCGGCGGTCGGACCCACTACTGGTGA
- a CDS encoding S8 family serine peptidase, translating to MRGRRLRGGQRHQHHARGLRRPGPLGGNLSGDGRNEDCNGSGSHMAGTVAGTTYGVARKAHLIAVKVASCGGTVKAGNVVAGIDWAAQSARQSGRPSVALLGVVSTSTPLRFAVNAAVASGLLVVDPAGNDDEDACTLGAAEKALTLNDIPQATPNELLFIDPPR from the coding sequence GTGAGGGGTCGACGTCTACGTGGTGGACAGCGGCATCAACACCACGCACGAGGACTTCGGCGGCCGGGCCCACTGGGGGGCAACCTGAGCGGCGACGGCAGGAACGAGGACTGCAACGGCAGCGGATCGCACATGGCCGGCACCGTCGCCGGAACCACGTACGGGGTGGCGAGGAAGGCGCACCTGATCGCGGTCAAGGTGGCCTCCTGCGGCGGCACGGTGAAGGCGGGCAACGTCGTGGCCGGCATCGACTGGGCGGCGCAGAGCGCACGGCAGTCCGGGCGGCCATCGGTTGCCCTTCTCGGCGTCGTCAGCACGAGCACCCCTCTGCGCTTTGCCGTCAACGCGGCCGTCGCCTCCGGGCTGCTCGTCGTCGACCCGGCCGGCAACGACGACGAGGACGCCTGCACCCTGGGCGCCGCCGAGAAGGCATTGACCCTCAACGACATCCCCCAGGCGACTCCGAACGAGCTGCTCTTCATCGACCCGCCCCGCTGA
- a CDS encoding ricin-type beta-trefoil lectin domain protein, giving the protein MAIALRKTLTVAALTLTASFLPATGAGAADTTAPSPRTPALYCLANTWDTPKDSVKPCDSADRGQHWTLSGQQISLTNARAYCLANTWNVPDVSTKPCDPKDQGQYWTVTGQQISLTFAPAYCLANTWSKPDISVKPCDAKDPGQHWVIFNDQISLALA; this is encoded by the coding sequence ATGGCCATCGCACTCCGCAAGACGCTCACCGTCGCCGCACTGACCCTCACGGCCTCCTTCCTGCCGGCCACCGGGGCGGGGGCCGCGGACACCACTGCCCCGTCCCCGCGCACACCCGCCCTCTACTGCCTGGCCAACACCTGGGACACCCCCAAGGACTCCGTCAAGCCGTGCGACAGCGCCGACCGCGGCCAGCACTGGACCCTCTCGGGCCAGCAGATCTCCCTCACCAACGCGCGCGCCTACTGCCTCGCCAACACCTGGAACGTCCCGGACGTCTCCACCAAGCCGTGCGACCCCAAGGACCAGGGCCAGTACTGGACCGTGACGGGCCAGCAGATCTCTCTCACCTTCGCCCCGGCCTACTGCCTCGCCAACACCTGGAGCAAGCCGGACATCTCGGTCAAGCCGTGCGACGCCAAGGACCCGGGCCAGCACTGGGTGATCTTCAACGACCAGATCAGCCTCGCACTCGCCTGA